GCCAAAGTCTGCTTGAAAGCCCAGCAAAATGGTGAAATCAGCACTCCGAAAGGAATAGATAGATTGATCCGCATCCCCAACTACAAAGACCGATCGGTGTTGCCATAGCTCAGACTGGCGCGGACTTTCTCCATTAGTAGCCAACAGGCGAATTAGCTCATACTGAGTCTGGTTAGTGTCTTGATATTCATCAACTAGGATGTGCTGAAAGCGGCGATGCCAATAGCCTCGTACCTGCTCATTTTGACGAAACAGTTGCACTGGGATCCAAATTAAGTCATCAAAATCTAGGGCATTGTTAGCCGCTAGAGTCTTTTGATACTCAGTATAAACTTCGGCAATGACCCGGCCTCGATAGTTGGGCTGCTCTCGCAGAAAGTCTTCTGGAGTTTGGTTACGGTTTTTGGCATTGCTGATGGCATAGCGCACCGATCGTGGCTCAAACTTTTTGTCATCAAGCTGCATTTTATTGACCACAATGTCCTTCACAATCCCCTGCACATCAGCGTCATCCAAAATTGAGAAGTTCTTTTGCCACTGGTGTCCCTGTTGGTCGCGGTACTTTTCAATGTCAAAGCGCAAAATGCGGGTGCAGAGGGCGTGGAAGGTGCCAATCCACAGATATTTAGTATAGGTCTTA
This genomic window from Cyanobacteriota bacterium contains:
- a CDS encoding UvrD-helicase domain-containing protein, which codes for MAPTIDLLSHLNPSQRKAVEHYCGPLLVVAGAGSGKTRALTYRIANLILHHHVDPENILAVTFTNKAAREMKERIERLFAEQQALAKTGKTLGSLPPDEQTRLQSQVYKTYTKYLWIGTFHALCTRILRFDIEKYRDQQGHQWQKNFSILDDADVQGIVKDIVVNKMQLDDKKFEPRSVRYAISNAKNRNQTPEDFLREQPNYRGRVIAEVYTEYQKTLAANNALDFDDLIWIPVQLFRQNEQVRGYWHRRFQHILVDEYQDTNQTQYELIRLLATNGESPRQSELWQHRSVFVVGDADQSIYSFRSADFTILLGFQADFGDRLPDHETKTMVKLEENYRSTENILQVANHLIENNTERIDKV